A region from the Musa acuminata AAA Group cultivar baxijiao chromosome BXJ1-10, Cavendish_Baxijiao_AAA, whole genome shotgun sequence genome encodes:
- the LOC135594943 gene encoding transcription factor MYC1-like: MDELIISPSCSSSLNAPAAADLQYRLQSFLLARPEWWAYAIFWRASPDHRVLSFGDGNFRGARKSRGSDDSVDDGEWFYVVSLSRSFVVARDGDANPVPARVYGSLAPVWLAGVRALQACGCDRTREAQLHGIETLACFPVPGGVLELGSADYIAENWVLVRQVSAIFNTTPHDAAIAGAEPTAAPAPLSAARKDGAGLSSSVDSEHSDSDCHLLAERRRPKKRGRKQESGSHEGPANHVEAERQRREKLNHRFYALRSVVPNVSRMDKASLLSDAVAYIKELEAKVDKLEAEAKTAKKETTTSATTHGTTTTTTTTSATAMEVEVKLLGAEALIRAQSDDRNHPPARLMVALRDLGLHVHHASVSCVKEAVLQDVVVKVPCELQGHEGLRAALLAKLQTS, from the coding sequence ATGGACGAGCTCATCATTTCcccctcctgctcctcctccttgAACGCGCCGGCGGCCGCCGACCTCCAGTACCGGCTGCAGAGCTTCCTCCTCGCGCGACCTGAGTGGTGGGCCTATGCCATCTTCTGGCGCGCCTCCCCCGACCATCGTGTACTCTCCTTCGGCGACGGCAACTTCCGCGGCGCCCGCAAGAGCCGGGGGTCAGACGACTCCGTCGACGACGGCGAGTGGTTCTACGTCGTGTCGCTCAGCCGATCGTTCGTGGTGGCCCGAGACGGGGACGCAAATCCCGTCCCCGCCCGCGTCTACGGCTCGCTGGCGCCGGTCTGGCTGGCGGGCGTGCGCGCGCTCCAAGCGTGCGGGTGCGACCGGACCCGCGAGGCTCAGCTCCACGGCATCGAGACGCTCGCGTGCTTCCCGGTCCCCGGCGGCGTCCTCGAGCTCGGATCCGCCGACTACATCGCGGAGAACTGGGTCCTCGTGCGGCAGGTCAGTGCCATCTTCAACACGACGCCCCACGACGCCGCCATCGCCGGCGCAGAACCGACGGCCGCCCCGGCCCCTTTGTCGGCAGCGAGGAAGGATGGGGCCGGTCTCTCCTCTTCGGTCGACTCCGAGCACTCGGACTCCGACTGCCACCTGTTGGCGGAGCGCCGCAGGCCCAAGAAGCGAGGGAGGAAGCAGGAGAGCGGGTCGCACGAGGGGCCAGCAAACCACGTCGAGGCGGAACGGCAGCGCCGCGAGAAGCTGAACCACCGCTTCTACGCCCTCCGTTCGGTGGTGCCCAACGTATCGCGGATGGACAAGGCGTCCCTGCTGTCGGACGCCGTGGCCTACATCAAGGAGCTCGAGGCCAAGGTCGACAAGCTGGAGGCCGAAGCCAAGACTGCGAAGAAGGAGACAACCACCAGCGCCACGACACACGGCACCACCACCACAACCACAACCACCTCAGCGACGGCGATGGAGGTGGAGGTGAAGCTGCTGGGAGCGGAGGCGCTGATAAGGGCGCAATCGGATGACCGGAACCATCCGCCGGCGAGGCTGATGGTTGCGCTACGCGACCTGGGGCTCCACGTGCACCACGCGAGCGTGTCCTGCGTCAAGGAAGCCGTGCTGCAGGACGTGGTGGTGAAGGTGCCATGTGAGTTGCAAGGCCATGAAGGTCTCAGGGCTGCGCTCCTCGCCAAGCTCCAGACGAGCTAA
- the LOC135595389 gene encoding uncharacterized protein LOC135595389: MSLLKDIVNSFSEFFSRAPAASDRSPPPAPDRMEPSPSTAPAVVGERVALKLKGYFDLAKEEIDKAFRAEEWGLTEDAVAHYRNAQRVMLEAKAARVPDAVASRDKGQVKTYQQKISTWQEQVAERLQVLTQRTGLPTMKTSPSYATSRPISSTVPTAQKVTKNLPSFNSSHQMVGNKKNSISNSRPGQESIKNYDDRLVEMINTAIVDRSPAVKWDDVAGLDKAKQTLMEMVILPTKRRDLFTGLRKPARGLLLFGPPGNGKTMLAKAVESESEATFFNVSASSLTSKWVGEAEKLVRTLFEVAVARQPSVIFMDEIDSVLSARVANENDASRRLKSEFLVQFDGVTSKQNDFVIVIGATNKPQELDDAVLRRLVKRIYIPLPDENVRKLLLRNQLKGRAYSLPSGDLERLANITDGYSGSDLQALCEEAAMMPIRELGPQHILTIKASQVRPLRYEDFQKAMVVIRPSLRKSKWEELERWNEEFGSS, translated from the exons ATGAGCCTTCTCAAAGATATTGTCAATTCCTTCTCCGAATTCTTCTCCCGCGCCCCCGCCGCCTCCGATCGATCCCCTCCGCCGGCCCCCGACCGCATGGAACCCTCGCCCTCCACTGCGCCGGCGGTCGTCGGCGAGCGGGTCGCCCTCAAGCTCAAGGGCTACTTCGATCTGGCCAAAGAAGAGATCGACAAGGCCTTCCGGGCCGAGGAGTGGGGCCTCACCGAGGATGCGGTCGCCCACTATAGGAACGCGCAGCGCGTGATGCTCGAGGCCAAGGCTGCTCGAGTCCCCGATGCCGTCGCGTCGAG GGACAAAGGTCAGGTGAAGACCTATCAGCAAAAGATATCCACATGGCAGGAGCAGGTTGCGGAAAGGCTACAAGTGCTAACCCAGAGGACAG GACTACCAACTATGAAG ACCTCCCCAAGTTATGCTACAAGTAGACCCATCTCATCTACAGTTCCCACTGCACAGAAAGTTACCAAAAATTTGCCAAGTTTCAATAGTAGTCATCAGATGGTTGGTAATAAAAAAAATAGCATCAGCAACTCAAGGCCTGGTCAAGAATCTATCAAAAATTATGATGATCGGCTAGTTGAAATGATAAACACAGCAATAGTGGACAGAAGCCCTGCTGTTAAGTGGGATGATGTTG CTGGTCTTGATAAGGCCAAGCAAACTCTCATGGAAATGGTAATTCTACCAACTAAAAGAAGAGACTTATTCACCGGCCTTCGAAAGCCAGCTAGAG GTTTGCTTCTCTTTGGTCCTCCTGGTAATGGGAAAACAATGCTTGCCAAAGCTGTTGAATCAGAATCAGAGGCAACGTTTTTCAATGTTTCTGCTTCATCTTTAACTTCAAAATGG GTGGGAGAAGCTGAGAAGCTTGTGCGGACTCTTTTCGAGGTTGCTGTTGCTAGGCAGCCATCTGTAATCTTCATGGATGAG ATAGATAGTGTATTGTCTGCTAGGGTAGCTAATGAGAACGATGCTAGTAGAAGGCTAAAGTCAGAGTTCCTCGTCCAATTTGATGGAGTGACTTCTAAGCAGAATGACTTTGTAATCGTCATTG GTGCAACTAATAAGCCACAGGAGTTAGATGATGCTGTTCTGCGCAGACTG GTAAAGAGAATATATATCCCACTACCAGACGAAAATGTGAGGAAGCTCCTCCTTAGAAATCAGCTGAAAGGTCGAGCATATTCATTACCTA GTGGTGATCTGGAAAGACTCGCTAATATTACCGATG GATATTCTGGAAGTGATTTGCAAGCCCTGTGTGAAGAAGCTGCGATGATGCCAATCAGAGAATTGGGTCCACAGCATATTCTTACTATAAAAGCAAGTCAG GTGAGACCACTAAGATATGAAGATTTTCAGAAAGCAATGGTGGTTATCAGACCAAGCTTACGGAAGAGCAAGTGGGAGGAGCTCGAGCGGTGGAATGAAGAATTCGGTTCAAGTTGA
- the LOC104000464 gene encoding uncharacterized protein LOC104000464 isoform X3, with protein sequence MYASTSAEDVPSLKLNMFSLSGAKFFGAINRSINLGGQSALALRLLLAVFSSKISSDANRSFGDEFRAARKVSEELGVQIVLGDRPIEITLERAWSSLTWSEKVRLVLSLFRGISSSSSELPESNMKDQEMDGSPYKLYESLSVSYPSLLQPLIHERDTYLAWSLKRSKAVNKSKKVLGVIGKAHMNGVVYALISDLGDLRFRDLVGKTSGESNSGWLSNFLESLVRDTLLGFILWILYEQLINTFQHP encoded by the exons ATGTATGCTTCCACCTCTGCTGAGGATGTTCCCTCTCTAAAATTAAACATGTTTTCCCTCAGTGGGGCTAAGTTCTTTGGAGCCATCAACCGCAGCATAAATTTGG GTGGACAAAGTGCTCTTGCTTTGCGTTTGCTGCTAGCTGTTTTTTCTTCCAAAATATCTTCTGATGCAAATCGATCTTTTGGAGATGAG TTCCGTGCTGCTCGGAAAGTTTCTGAGGAGCTTGGAGTTCAAATTGTTCTGGGAGATCGCCCAATTGAAATAACT CTTGAAAGGGCCTGGAGTTCTCTTACATGGAGTGAAAAAGTGAGATTGGTTCTCTCACTTTTTCGTGGGATATCTTCTTCATCATCTGAACTGCCAGAAAGTAATATGAAG GATCAGGAAATGGATGGCAGCCCTTATAAGCTGTATGAGTCTTTAAGTGTCTCATATCCTTCACTCTTGCAGCCTCTCATACATGAGCGTGATACG TATCTTGCGTGGTCTCTGAAAAGGAGCAAAGCTGTGAATAAGAGTAAGAAAGTTCTCGGGGTCATTGGAAAAGCTCACATGAATGGGGTGGTCTATGCATTGATATCTGATCTGGGTGACTTGCGGTTCCGCGACCTTGTCGGCAAGACATCAGGTGAGAGCAACTCTGGATGGCTTTCTAATTTCCTCGAGAGTTTAGTTAGAGATACTCTTCTAGGCTTCATACTCTGGATTTTATATGAACAATTGATTAACACATTTCAGCACCCATGA
- the LOC135595388 gene encoding arginine decarboxylase-like, which produces MPALACVDAAAPPPGYVFAWDGALPAPGTFPGDTPTTAGGVTADRPSNWSTDLSASLYRIEGWGAPYFCVNSDGDIAVRPHGAATLAHQEIDLMKVVKKATDPKSAGGLGLRLPLLVRLPDVLKHRLESLQQAFDFAIRSNVYGSRYQGVYPVKCNQDRYIVEDVVEFGAPFRFGLEAGSKAELLLAMSCLTRGSPDAFLICNGYKDEEYIALALFARSMDLNTVIVLEQEEELDTVVDTGQRLGVRPVIGLRAKLRTKHSGHFGSTSGEKGKFGLTTAQILSVARKLQRLDMLDCLQLLHFHIGSQIPTTSLLSDGVGEAAQIYCELARLGAAMRVIDIGGGLGIDYDGSHSDASDMSVGYGLDEYAGAVVRAVMFACDRKRVRHPIICSESGRALVSHQSVLIFEAVSSNATRAAPLSSVGPNSALFLDELADDARSDYNNLMAAAYCGEYETCAVYANQLRQRCIDHFKDGVLGLEHLAAVDGLCDLVAEELGVADPVRTYHINLSLFASMPDFWAIGQLFPVVPIHHLDQQPGVKGILSDLTCDSDGKVDRFIGGQSSLPLHEIKGGEYYLGMFLGGAYQEALGGLHNLFGGPSVVRVAQSDGPHCFAVTLAVPGRSCADTLRAMRHEPEAMIAALGHRAGECAAGDAVLCAIARAFDSMPYLVRGAEVEEEVRESMMRCLGL; this is translated from the coding sequence ATGCCGGCCCTCGCGTGCGTAGATGCTGCAGCGCCGCCCCCTGGCTACGTCTTCGCTTGGGATGGCGCTCTTCCCGCGCCGGGGACATTCCCCGGCGACACTCCGACTACGGCgggtggtgtcaccgccgacCGCCCCTCCAACTGGTCCACCGACCTCTCCGCCTCCCTCTACCGGATCGAAGGCTGGGGCGCGCCTTACTTCTGCGTCAATTCCGACGGCGACATCGCCGTCCGGCCGCACGGCGCAGCCACCCTCGCCCACCAAGAGATCGACCTCATGAAGGTGGTGAAGAAAGCCACCGACCCCAAGTCCGCCGGCGGGCTAGGCCTCCGCCTCCCGCTCCTCGTCCGCCTCCCCGACGTCCTCAAACACCGGCTCGAGTCACTGCAGCAAGCCTTCGACTTCGCCATCCGCTCCAACGTATATGGCTCTCGCTACCAGGGGGTCTACCCGGTGAAGTGCAACCAGGACCGGTACATCGTGGAGGACGTCGTGGAGTTTGGAGCACCGTTCCGGTTCGGCCTCGAGGCCGGGTCGAAGGCGGAGCTCCTCCTCGCCATGAGCTGCCTCACGAGAGGGAGCCCGGATGCGTTCCTCATTTGCAACGGCTACAAGGACGAGGAGTACATCGCCCTTGCCCTCTTCGCTCGGAGCATGGATCTCAACACGGTGATCGTACTGGAGCAGGAGGAGGAGCTGGACACGGTGGTGGATACCGGTCAAAGACTCGGTGTCCGGCCGGTGATCGGTCTCCGGGCCAAGCTCCGCACCAAGCACTCCGGCCATTTTGGATCCACCTCCGGAGAGAAGGGCAAGTTTGGGTTGACCACCGCGCAGATCCTTTCAGTCGCCCGGAAGCTTCAACGCCTGGATATGCTCGATTGCCTTCAGCTCCTGCATTTCCACATCGGCTCTCAGATCCCGACGACGTCGCTGCTATCGGATGGGGTCGGCGAGGCCGCTCAAATCTACTGCGAGCTCGCGAGACTCGGGGCCGCAATGCGCGTCATCGACATAGGCGGCGGCCTCGGAATCGATTACGACGGCTCTCACTCTGATGCCTCGGACATGTCGGTGGGTTACGGGCTCGACGAATACGCCGGCGCTGTGGTCCGGGCCGTGATGTTCGCTTGCGACCGAAAGCGTGTACGTCATCCGATCATTTGCAGCGAGAGCGGTCGAGCGCTCGTGTCGCACCAGTCGGTGCTCATCTTCGAAGCGGTCTCATCCAACGCCACCAGAGCTGCGCCGTTGTCGTCCGTCGGCCCAAACTCTGCATTATTTCTCGACGAGCTGGCGGACGATGCTCGTTCCGATTACAACAACTTGATGGCGGCTGCCTACTGCGGCGAGTACGAGACCTGCGCTGTGTATGCTAACCAGTTGAGGCAGAGATGCATCGACCATTTCAAGGACGGAGTTCTCGGCCTCGAACACCTGGCGGCCGTCGACGGTCTCTGCGACCTCGTGGCAGAGGAGCTGGGAGTGGCTGATCCAGTGAGGACATACCATATCAACCTCTCGCTCTTCGCCTCGATGCCCGATTTCTGGGCGATCGGACAGCTGTTCCCGGTCGTCCCGATTCACCACCTCGACCAGCAGCCGGGAGTCAAGGGCATTCTATCCGATCTGACGTGCGACAGCGATGGGAAGGTGGATCGGTTCATCGGTGGGCAGTCGAGCCTCCCGCTGCACGAGATCAAGGGGGGAGAATACTACCTGGGGATGTTTCTTGGAGGGGCGTACCAGGAGGCGCTCGGCGGGCTGCACAACCTCTTCGGGGGGCCGAGCGTTGTGCGGGTGGCCCAGAGCGACGGGCCGCACTGCTTCGCGGTGACGCTGGCGGTGCCCGGCCGGTCGTGCGCGGACACCCTTCGAGCGATGCGGCATGAGCCCGAGGCGATGATCGCGGCGCTCGGGCACCGCGCGGGGGAGTGCGCGGCCGGGGATGCCGTGCTGTGCGCCATCGCCCGCGCCTTCGACTCCATGCCGTACCTCGTCCGCGGcgccgaggtggaggaggaggtgcgGGAGTCGATGATGCGCTGCCTGGGCTTGTGA
- the LOC104000464 gene encoding uncharacterized protein LOC104000464 isoform X2: MEATITASPFTFHLASPFPFFRSPPPPPLRSWSPRNPKASIRSPPSGFDYKAEVMQDSRAAAAAAHPELMDLVEDGSLVLVEKGRFGPVPSWRTEFVEPETIWLIGTSHLSEKSASDVERVARAVRPDNVVVELCRSRAGIMYASTSAEDVPSLKLNMFSLSGAKFFGAINRSINLGGQSALALRLLLAVFSSKISSDANRSFGDEFRAARKVSEELGVQIVLGDRPIEITLERAWSSLTWSEKVRLVLSLFRGISSSSSELPESNMKDQEMDGSPYKLYESLSVSYPSLLQPLIHERDTYLAWSLKRSKAVNKSKKVLGVIGKAHMNGVVYALISDLGDLRFRDLVGKTSGTHPKFGEPPWANNSTPRVNTDGAA, translated from the exons ATGGAGGCCACGATTACTGCCTCTCCCTTCACCTTCCACCTTGCTTCGCCCTTTCCCTTCTTCCgatctccgcctccgcctccgttgAGATCGTGGTCTCCGCGAAACCCTAAGGCCTCGATCCGCTCTCCCCCTTCCGGGTTCGACTACAAGGCGGAGGTTATGCAGGATTCCCGAGCCGCGGCGGCCGCAGCGCACCCGGAGCTGATGGACCTGGTGGAGGACGGCTCCCTGGTCCTCGTCGAGAAGGGCCGCTTCGGACCCGTTCCGAGCTGGAGGACCGAGTTCGTGGAGCCGGAGACCATCTGGCTGATCGGGACCTCGCACCTGTCGGAGAAGTCCGCCTCGGACGTTGAGCGCGTCGCGAGGGCCGTGAGGCCGGACAACGTCGTCGTCGAGCTCTGTAGGAGCAG AGCCGGAATAATGTATGCTTCCACCTCTGCTGAGGATGTTCCCTCTCTAAAATTAAACATGTTTTCCCTCAGTGGGGCTAAGTTCTTTGGAGCCATCAACCGCAGCATAAATTTGG GTGGACAAAGTGCTCTTGCTTTGCGTTTGCTGCTAGCTGTTTTTTCTTCCAAAATATCTTCTGATGCAAATCGATCTTTTGGAGATGAG TTCCGTGCTGCTCGGAAAGTTTCTGAGGAGCTTGGAGTTCAAATTGTTCTGGGAGATCGCCCAATTGAAATAACT CTTGAAAGGGCCTGGAGTTCTCTTACATGGAGTGAAAAAGTGAGATTGGTTCTCTCACTTTTTCGTGGGATATCTTCTTCATCATCTGAACTGCCAGAAAGTAATATGAAG GATCAGGAAATGGATGGCAGCCCTTATAAGCTGTATGAGTCTTTAAGTGTCTCATATCCTTCACTCTTGCAGCCTCTCATACATGAGCGTGATACG TATCTTGCGTGGTCTCTGAAAAGGAGCAAAGCTGTGAATAAGAGTAAGAAAGTTCTCGGGGTCATTGGAAAAGCTCACATGAATGGGGTGGTCTATGCATTGATATCTGATCTGGGTGACTTGCGGTTCCGCGACCTTGTCGGCAAGACATCAG GTACGCATCCGAAGTTTGGAGAACCGCCGTGGGCCAATAATTCTACACCGCGTGTCAACACGGATGGGGCGGCATGA
- the LOC104000465 gene encoding peroxisome biogenesis protein 16, translated as MEAYKLWVRRNSEFVHSLESLANGITWLLPERFSNSEIGSEAVYALLGIISTVNQHIIDTTPTRMRPHGFGKSTFPSSLCVSALKDVETVVEVAAQQFAGEERKWNYLTVTEAVKAFVRLTAFRDSGYKMLLQGGELVNMDERLEVSGVYHARNGDSGVSGGYNRPEHIHGYHGSIPRSLEGRAISALSRFGENAKMASNPMWLNKLCPSSEATPALLFQKPTFSTLWFQKGLSGRLFLTGEVLSVLRPLVYVLFIRRYGIRSWKPWLISLAMDLAGMNLLSHSTTWHRRSNDKFYQLSTYEKDELRRRKLVWALYIMRDPFFSQYTKHHLEKTDRYLSRIPLVGFLTAKLVELIVGAQTRYTYTSGS; from the exons ATGGAGGCCTACAAGCTCTGGGTGAGGAGGAACAGCGAGTTCGTCCATTCCCTCGAATCGCTGGCCAAC GGTATCACTTGGCTTCTCCCGGAGCGCTTTTCCAACTCCGAAATCGGATCCGAAGCAG TGTACGCTTTATTGGGCATAATCAGTACCGTGAACCAGCACATAATTGATACAACTCCGACAAGGATGCGACCTCATGGATTCGGAAAGTCGACGTTTCCTTCGTCTCTGTGTGTGTCCGCACTTAAAGATGTGGAGACAGTCGTTGAGGTTGCAGCACAACAGTTTGCTGGTGAAGAGCGCAAGTGGAATTACCTTACAGTGACTGAAGCCGTAAA GGCATTTGTTAGGTTGACCGCTTTCCGTGATAGCGGATACAAGATGCTTTTACAAGGTGGAGAGTTAGTGAACATGGATGAGAGGCTAGAGGTTTCTGGAGTCTACCATGCAAGGAATGGGGATTCTGGCGTGTCTGGTGGATATAATAGGCCTGAACACATCCATGGTTATCATGGCTCCATACCTAGGAGTTTGGAAGGAAGAGCCATATCAGCATTAAGCCGCTTTGGCGAGAATGCAAAAATGGCATCAAATCCAATGTGGTTAAACAAGCTTTGCCCGAGTTCAGAGGCCACCCCTG CTCTTTTGTTTCAGAAGCCCACATTTTCTACTCTCTGGTTCCAGAAGGGGCTTTCTGGTAGGTTATTTTTGACAGGAGAGGTGCTCTCTGTTCTGAGACCTCTCGTATATGTCCTTTTCATTAGAAGATATGGAATTCGATCTTGGAAACCATGGTTGATTTCACTGGCCATGGACCTGGCTGGAATGAACTTGCTTTCACATTCTACAACTTGGCATCGTAGAAGCAATGATAAATTCTATCAACTTTCTACCTATGAAAAGGATGAG TTAAGAAGGCGAAAGCTGGTGTGGGCACTTTACATCATGAGAGATCCATTCTTTAGCCAGTATACAAA GCATCATCTTGAAAAGACTGACAGATACTTGAGTCGTATCCCTTTAGTAGGGTTCCTTACAG CTAAACTTGTAGAGCTAATCGTTGGAGCGCAGACACGTTATACGTACACATCAGGTTCATGA
- the LOC104000464 gene encoding uncharacterized protein LOC104000464 isoform X1, translated as MEATITASPFTFHLASPFPFFRSPPPPPLRSWSPRNPKASIRSPPSGFDYKAEVMQDSRAAAAAAHPELMDLVEDGSLVLVEKGRFGPVPSWRTEFVEPETIWLIGTSHLSEKSASDVERVARAVRPDNVVVELCRSRAGIMYASTSAEDVPSLKLNMFSLSGAKFFGAINRSINLGGQSALALRLLLAVFSSKISSDANRSFGDEFRAARKVSEELGVQIVLGDRPIEITLERAWSSLTWSEKVRLVLSLFRGISSSSSELPESNMKDQEMDGSPYKLYESLSVSYPSLLQPLIHERDTYLAWSLKRSKAVNKSKKVLGVIGKAHMNGVVYALISDLGDLRFRDLVGKTSGESNSGWLSNFLESLVRDTLLGFILWILYEQLINTFQHP; from the exons ATGGAGGCCACGATTACTGCCTCTCCCTTCACCTTCCACCTTGCTTCGCCCTTTCCCTTCTTCCgatctccgcctccgcctccgttgAGATCGTGGTCTCCGCGAAACCCTAAGGCCTCGATCCGCTCTCCCCCTTCCGGGTTCGACTACAAGGCGGAGGTTATGCAGGATTCCCGAGCCGCGGCGGCCGCAGCGCACCCGGAGCTGATGGACCTGGTGGAGGACGGCTCCCTGGTCCTCGTCGAGAAGGGCCGCTTCGGACCCGTTCCGAGCTGGAGGACCGAGTTCGTGGAGCCGGAGACCATCTGGCTGATCGGGACCTCGCACCTGTCGGAGAAGTCCGCCTCGGACGTTGAGCGCGTCGCGAGGGCCGTGAGGCCGGACAACGTCGTCGTCGAGCTCTGTAGGAGCAG AGCCGGAATAATGTATGCTTCCACCTCTGCTGAGGATGTTCCCTCTCTAAAATTAAACATGTTTTCCCTCAGTGGGGCTAAGTTCTTTGGAGCCATCAACCGCAGCATAAATTTGG GTGGACAAAGTGCTCTTGCTTTGCGTTTGCTGCTAGCTGTTTTTTCTTCCAAAATATCTTCTGATGCAAATCGATCTTTTGGAGATGAG TTCCGTGCTGCTCGGAAAGTTTCTGAGGAGCTTGGAGTTCAAATTGTTCTGGGAGATCGCCCAATTGAAATAACT CTTGAAAGGGCCTGGAGTTCTCTTACATGGAGTGAAAAAGTGAGATTGGTTCTCTCACTTTTTCGTGGGATATCTTCTTCATCATCTGAACTGCCAGAAAGTAATATGAAG GATCAGGAAATGGATGGCAGCCCTTATAAGCTGTATGAGTCTTTAAGTGTCTCATATCCTTCACTCTTGCAGCCTCTCATACATGAGCGTGATACG TATCTTGCGTGGTCTCTGAAAAGGAGCAAAGCTGTGAATAAGAGTAAGAAAGTTCTCGGGGTCATTGGAAAAGCTCACATGAATGGGGTGGTCTATGCATTGATATCTGATCTGGGTGACTTGCGGTTCCGCGACCTTGTCGGCAAGACATCAGGTGAGAGCAACTCTGGATGGCTTTCTAATTTCCTCGAGAGTTTAGTTAGAGATACTCTTCTAGGCTTCATACTCTGGATTTTATATGAACAATTGATTAACACATTTCAGCACCCATGA